The genomic stretch TCATTGACTGGTATTATGGTGGTTATATAATGGGCTCCGATTTCGTAGGTTAGAGCAGTCCCGACTCCTCACGATCCCGACCGAGCCATATGGAAACCCGTTGGTCCGCACTGACACCCGACGTCCACAACGTCACCCCGCTATACCTGCAGCTCGCCCGCAATCTCGCGACGGCGATCCATTGCGGCGTGTGGTCGGCGGGTGAGGCGTTGCCGTCGGAGCGCACGTTGTCCGACGCGATCGGCGTGTCGCGGATCACGGCGCGCAAGGCAATTGCCTTGCTGGTCGAACAGGGTTTGATCCGGCGCGCGCGTGGCGCGGGTAGTTTCATCACGCCCCGCGTCGAAGATCCGCTGTCGCGTCTCACCGGGTTCACTAAGAAGATGGAGCAGCGCGGGTTCCGGCCGGATTCGGTATGGCTGGAGCGCGGGCTGCGCAACGCGAGCCGCGACGAGATCGTGCATCTGGGTCTGTCGCCGGGCGCGTCAGTGGCAAGCCTGCGGCGTTTGCGCCGCGCGGACGGCATCGTGATGGCCGTCGAGCATTCGTCGCTGCCCGCGTCGATCGTGCCCGATCCGCAGGCGATCGGCGGCTCGCTTTATAGCTATCTCGAACAGCGCGGCGCGCCCGTCGTGCGCGCGCTGCAGCACTTCCGAGCCGTCAACGCGTCGAGCGAGATCGCCACGCTGATGGACCTCGTACCGGGCAGCGCGCTGCTGCTGATCACGCGCGTCGGCTACAGCGCCGACCAACGCGCCATTGAACTCACGGACACTTATTGCCGCGACGACTACTACGATTTCGTCGCTGAATTGCGGCTTTGATCCTGCGTGCAACGAATACATTGAACGCAGACGGCAAAGAATCAGTAACGCACTGCATAACGCAACATCAGAGAGACTCATGCTGACCGGAAACATACTCACCCCAGAAGGCTGGATCCACGGCACGATCGAATTCGAAAGCGGCCGCATATCGGCTATCAAGGGCGACGCCGTCGATCCGTCGAAGAACGATGCTCCATACATCCTGCCTGGCTTCATCGATCTGCACGTGCACGGTGGCGGCGGCGCCGACGTGATGGAGGCGGGCAACGCGATCGAAGCGATCACGCGCACGCATGCACGCTTCGGCACGACTAGTCTGCTGGCCACCACGATGACGGCGCCGCGCGACGAGCTGATGAGCGTCGTCGCGGGCCTCGGCGACGTAGCGAAGAACCGCGTGCCTGGCGGCGCGCGCGTGCTCGGTGTGCACCTCGAGGGTCCCTACATCAATCCCGGCAAGCTCGGCGCGCAGCCTGACGCAGCCGTGTCGGCCGTGCTCGACGAAGTGCTGAAGTATCTGTCAATCGCGCCGATCCGCGTTGTCACGATCGCGCCGGAAATTTCCGGCCACATGGACATCATTTCGGAGATCAACGCGCGCGGCGTGCGCGTGCAACTCGGCCACTCGCTCGGCACGTACGACGACGCCGTAGCCGCGATGAAGCACGGCGCGCGCAGCTTCACGCACCTGTTCAACGCGATGTCGGCGCTGCATCACCGTAATCCAGGGATGGTGGGCGCGGCGCTCGCGCACGCTGAATACGCGGAAATCATTCCCGACCTGCTGCACGTGCATCCGGGCGCGATCCGCGCCGCGATGCGCGCGATCCCACGTCTCTACGTGGTGACGGACAGCACGTCGGCGACGGGCATGCCCGATGGCGAATACCGCCTCGGCAGCCAGCACGTGACGAAGTGCCTCGGCGGCGTACGACTCGCCGATGGCACGCTTGCGGGCAGCACGCTGACGATGGATCAGGCGCTGCGCAATCTGGTATCGCTCGGCCTGCCGGTGGCCGATGTTTCAAACCGTATGTCCCGTTATGCCGCCGACTACCTCGGCATCGAAGACCGTGGCCGCCTCGCGCGCGGCGCGTGGGCCGATGTCGTGGTGTTCGACCGCGAACTGGCGCTGACGGCGACTTACGTCGAAGGAGAATCGATTGTCGAATATGCTTAAAGAGGCGCTAGCGTCCGCTGACGTGGTCGCCGCGCAACTCAACGATACGTCGCGTGTGGAAGCGCTCGCGGCCCGCCTTGCGCTGGAGCCGCGGCATGTCGCGCTGACCGTGGCGCGCGGCAGTTCGGATCACGCGGCGAGTTACTTCGCATCGCTGACGATGAGCCGCGTGGGCCTGCCCGTCGCGTCGCTGCCAATGTCCGTCGCCACGCTTCAGCAGGCGCCGCTGAAAGTGAGCAACCAGCTTGCGCTTGGCTTCTCGCAATCCGGCAAGAGCCCGGATCTGGTCGGCACGATGCAGGCGCTGCGCGAAGCCGGCGCGCTGACCGTGGCTGCCGTCAACGTGCCTGGCTCGCCGCTCGAACAGGCATGCGAGTTCTATCTGCCCCTCGTCGCCGGTCCCGAACTGAGCGTCGCGGCAACCAAGAGCTATATCGCGATGCTGTCCGTGTCCGCGCAACTGGTCGCGCACTGGCAGAAGGACGATGCGCTGCTCGGCGCGCTGAAATCGCTGCCCGATGCACTCGCGCGTGCAGGCGCGCTCGACTGGTCGAAGGCCGTGGACGAACTGCGCGACGTCGAACGCATGATCGTGATCGGCCGTGGGCTCGGGCTTGCGATCGCACAGGAAGCGGCATTGAAACTCAAGGAAACGTCGGGCATCCAGGCCGAGGCGTTTTCGAGCGCGGAAGTGCGTCACGGCCCGATGGAACTGATCGACCGCGACTATCCGCTGCTGGTGTTCGCACCCCGCGGGCCGGAGCAGTCGGGCCTGTTGCAGCTGGCCCGCGACATGCAGGCGCGCGGCGCTCGCGTGCTGCTCGCGGCACCGGGCGACGTTCCCGAAGCCACCTTGCCGCTCGTATCGACGGCGCACGCGGCGCTCGATCCGATTGCCGCGATCCTTTCTTTCTATGTGATGGCAGCCGGCCTCGCCGCCGCTCGCGGACGAAATCCCGATGCGCCGCGCCATCTGATGAAAGTCACCGAAACTCACTGATCGAGATATTCAGATGCGACGTGTCGAGGAGTCCCGTTTGAAGAGCCATTCCGAAGGCCATATTGTCCTGCTCGCGCCGATGACGGGTCCCGTCGTGCCGCTCGCGAACGTGCCCGACCCGGTGTTTTCGGGCGGCATGTTCGGCGACGGCATCGGTATCGATCCGCTGGAAGGCAAGCTGGTGGCGCCGTGCGACGGCGTCGTGATGCATCTGGCGCGCACCGGCCACGCCGTCACGATCACGACGGCAGAGGGCGTCGAAGTCCTGCTGCATATCGGTATCGACACGGTCGAGCTGAACGGCAAAGGCTTCGCGCCGATGATCGAGCAGGGCGCGAAAGTGCGCACGGGCGACGTGCTGATCGAGTTCGATCAGGATGCCGTTGCGCGGCATGCGCCGAGCCTTGTTTCGGTGATCGCGATTGCGAACTCCGATGCATTCGAGGTCGTCGACCGCGCGGAAAGCGGCACGCTGAAGGCAGGCGAGTCGCCGCTTCTGACGCTGCGTGTGCGCGATGGCGCGGCCGTCGCGGCTTCGCGGCAGGCGTCGAGCGTCAGCGAGGAAGCGCGCCAGAGCATCGTGCTCGAGCATGCGGGCGGTCTGCATGCGCGTCCGGCGGCGCGTGCGCGCGAAGCGGCGCGCGGCCTCGATGCACGCGTCGAAGTGCGTTTCGAAGGCAAGAAGGCGGCGATCGAAAGCGTCGTCGGTTTGCTGGGGCTGGGCGCGGGACAGGGCGCATCGGTCGAAATCGTCGGCATCGGCGCGCAGGCTCACGCCGCCGTCGAAGCCGTGGTGCGCGAACTGACACGGGAGGCGCATGGCGAAGCGGAAGAGAAGCCTGCGCGTCAGATGTCGCCGGCGCCTGTCACTGTGCCGAAGACGGGCGGCGAGGCGCTTGTGCCGAACACGCTCGCGGGCGTGTGCGCGGCGCCCGGCATCGCCGTTGGCAAACTGGTGCGCTGGGACGACGCGGACATCGAGCCGCCCGAGACCACGGGCAACACGCCCGCTGCCGAAAGCCGCCAGCTTGACAAGGCGCTCGCCGCCGTCGACGCCGAACTGAACACGACTGTGCGGGACGCCTCGCAGCGCGGCGCGCATGGCGAAGCGGGCATTTTCGCGGTGCATCGCGTGCTGCTCGAAGATCCGACGCTGATCGACGCCGCGCGCGATCTGATCAGCCTCGGCAAGAGCGCTGGCTTCGCGTGGCGCGAGACGATCCGCGCGCAGATCGGCGTGCTGTCGAAAGTCGATGACGCGCTGCTCGCCGAACGTGCCGCCGACCTGCGCGACATCGAGAAGCGCGTGTTGCGCGCGCTCGGGCACTCGAACGCGGCGGCGCGCTCGCTGCCCGAGGAAGCGGTGCTGAGCGCCGACGAGTTCACGCCATCGGATCTGTCTTCGCTGGATCGCAAGCGCGTCACCGCGCTCGTGATGGCGCGCGGCGGTGCGACCTCGCACGCGGCGATCATCGCGCGGCAGGCGGGCATTCCGGCGCTGGTCGCGATGGGCGATCAGTTGCACGCGATCGCGGAAGGCACTCAGGTAGTGGTCGATGCGACCGCGGGCCGCCTCGAATATGCACCGAGCGCGCAGGACGTCGAGCGGGCGCGCAACGAGCGCCAGCGCCTCGCGGGCGTGCGCGAAGCGAACCGTCGTACGTCGCAGCAAGCCGCCGCGACCAGCGACGGCCGCGCGATCGAAGTGGCCGCGAACATCGCGACGCTCGACGACGCGACGGCCGCCGTCGACAACGGCGCGGATGCCGTCGGCCTGCTGCGCACCGAACTGCTTTTCATCCACCGTCAGGCGGCGCCGACTGTCGATGAGCATCGCCAGAGCTATCAGTCGATCGTCGAGGCGCTACAAGGACGCACGGCCATCATCCGGACGCTCGACGTCGGTGCGGACAAGGAAGTCGATTATCTGACGCTGCCGCCCGAACCGAATCCGGCGCTTGGCTTGCGCGGCATCCGTCTCGCGCAGGTGCGCCCGGATCTGCTCGAAGACCAGTTGCGCGGCCTGCTTTCGGTGCAGCCCGCAGGCAAGGTGCGCATCCTCTTGCCGATGGTGACGGACGCCGGCGAACTCGTGCGTCTGCGCAGACGGATCGACGAACTCGCCGCCGCGTTGGGCCGCACGGAGAGGATCGAAGTCGGCGCGATGATCGAGGTGCCGTCGGCGGCGCTGCTCGCCGATCAACTCGCGGAACATGCGGACTTCCTGTCGATCGGCACGAACGACCTCACGCAGTACACGCTCGCGATGGACCGTTGCCAGCCGGACCTCGCCGCGCAGGCGGACGGCCTGCATCCGGCCGTGCTGCGTCTGGTGTCGGTGGCAGTGCAGGGTGCGGAAAAGCACGGCAAATGGGTCGGTGTGTGCGGCGCGCTCGCCGGCGATCCGCTCGCCGTGCCGCTGCTCGTCGGCCTCGGCGTGACTGAGTTGTCGGTGGATCCTGTGTCCGTGCCGGGTATCAAGGCGCGTGTGCGCAAACTCGATTATCGGCTGTGCCATCAGCGCGCCCTGGACGCCCTGGCGCTCGAATCCGCACAAGCGGTAAGAGCCTTGAGCCGCGAAATCTGGCCGCAAGACTGAGTGCGCTTGCGTCGCAACCAGTCCGAACGACAGATTCGTCAGCTCGATATTTCAACCAGCAAGTCAAGCAAGTACGCAACTACACGAGACAAAGGAGTGGAGGTATCAATGGATGGGAATCCGTTTCTGAAGGTTCAGCGCCTTGGCCGCGCACTGATGCTGCCGATCGCGGTGTTGCCGGTAGCCGGCCTGTTGCTGCGCCTCGGTCAGCCCGATGTGTTCAACATCAAGATGATCGCCGACGCGGGCGGCGCGATCTTCGACAACCTGCCGCTTCTGTTCGCGATCGGCGTCGCTGTCGGTTTCGCGAAGGATAACAACGGCGTGGCAGCGCTGGCGGGCGCGATCGGCTATCTGATCGAAGTCGCCGTGATGAAGGACATCAACGACAAGCTCAACATGGGCGTGCTGTCGGGGATCATCGCCGGTATCGTCGCGGGGATGCTGTACAACCGGTACAAGGACATCAAGCTACCCGACTACCTCGCGTTCTTCGGCGGCAAGCGCTTCGTGCCGATTGTCACGGGGGTCGCGTGTCTGGTGTTGGGCATCGTGTTCGGCTACGCGTGGGCGCCCGTTCAGGCCGCCATCGACGCCGCCGGCCACTGGCTGACGACGGCAGGCGCGGTCGGTGCATTCGTGTTCGGCCTGCTGAACCGGCTGCTGCTCGTGACGGGTCTGCATCACATCCTGAACTCGCTCGCATGGTTCGTGTTCGGCACATTCACGCCGCCGGGCGGCGCGGCCGTGACAGGCGACCTGCATCGCTTCTTTGCAGGCGACCCGACCGCGGGCACTTTCATGACGGGCTTCTTCCCGATCATGATGTTCGGTCTGCCCGCAGCGTGTCTCGCAATGCTCCACGAAGCGCCCAAGGAGCGCCGCGCACTGGTCGGCGGCCTGCTGTTCTCGATGGCGCTGACGTCGTTCCTGACGGGCGTGACGGAGCCGATCGAGTTCAGCTTCATGTTCCTCGCGCCAGTGCTGTACGCGATCCACGCGGTGCTGACGGGCCTCTCGCTCGCAATCTGTTCGGCGCTCGGCATCAAGCTCGGCTTCACGTTCTCGGCGGGCGCGATCGACTACGTGCTCAACTACGGTCTATCGACAAAAGGCTGGGAAGCGATCCCCATCGGGATTGCCTATTCGGTCGTCTACTACGGCCTGTTCCGCTTCTTCATCCGCAAGTTCAACATGGCGACGCCGGGCCGCGAGCAGGAAACGCCGGACGTGGCCAACGAATCGTTCTCTGCGGATGGCTTCGTCGCGCCTGTCGGGGGCTCAGCCGCAACGTCGGGCACGCGAGCGCAGCGATACATCGCGGCGCTCGGCGGTGCAGCGAATCTGTCGGTGGTCGATGCATGCACGACGCGTCTGCGTCTGTCGGTGGTGGACTCGGAGAAGGTGTCGGACAACGAGCTGAAGTCGATCGGTGCTCGCGGCGTGCTGAAGCGCGGCGGCGGCAACGTACAGGTGATCATCGGACCGGAAGCGGACATCATCGCCGATGAAATCCGCACGACGATTGCGAGCGGCGGCGCGGCTGCTGCGTCGCCCGCGAAGCCCGCTGTTGCGTCGGCCCCTGTCGTAACCGCTGCAACGGCTGCAACGGCGGCAGCTGGCAACGGCCCGCTCGATCCGGACCCGCTGCGCTGGCTCGCTGTGTTCGGCGGCGCGACGAACGTCGTGTCGCTGGAAGCGGTGGCGGCGACACGCTTGCGTATCGTCGTGCGCGACGCGTCGGCGATCGATCGTCAGCGTCTCGACACGCTGAATGTAGCGTGGGTGTCGACGGATACGTTCCACATCGTCGTCGGCGACGCGGCGCCGCGTTACGCGCAGCAACTGTCGACGCGTCTGACAGCAACGGCATGAGTTTCGTGAAGGCCTGAGTCTTCGTCGCTAAAGAGCCGGCGCCCTCGAGGCGCCGGTTTCTATTTGCGGCTCAGCGTTCGTCGCGGGCCGCCTGGGCATCGACCGCGTTGTTTGCTTCGAGCCACATCACGTTGATGATGCCGAGCGCGAGGGCAAGACCAATGCCGAGAATCCAGCTGAAGTACCACATGGTTCGCTCCTTCAGTACATCGAGTGATGGTTCTGTTCGATCGCGTCGGCCGTGACCTTGCCGCGCATCACGCGATACACCCAGCTCGTGTAAATGAGAACGAGCGGCAGGAAGACGATCACGGCGATCAGCATGATCTGCAGCGTCATCTGGCTCGACGTCGAGTCCCAGACGGTGAGGCTGCTGCGGCCGTCGAGCGACGACGGCATGATGAACGGAAACATCGAGAAGCCCGCCGTCAGGATCACGCCCGTCACCATCAGCGAGGTCGACAGGAACGCCGTGCGCTCGAAGCGCGAATTCGCGAGCACGAGCGCGAGCACGCCGCCCACGACGCCAGCAAGGGGCGCGGCAATCATCCACGGGTACATCGCGTAGTTCGTGAGCCACAGGCCGGGCGCGCCCATCACGTTTTTTAGCAGCGGATTCGCGACGGTATCGAGCGGCGCGGGCTCGCTGATCTGGTAGCCGCCGATCAGCGTCGCCACCAGCACGCCGGCAATCAGGAAGAGCCCGACTGCGATCAGCGATGCGGCACGTAGAGCAATCGACGCACGCCGGGCGACGACGCCATCCGCTTTCATCTTGACGAACGCCGCGCCGTGCGCGGCGAGCATCGACACGCTCACCACGCCGCACAGCAGCGCAAACGGGTTGAGCAGCGCGAAGAAGCTGCCGTGATAGGTGACGCGCAGTTCCTGATCGAATGCGAACGGCACGCCCTGCAGCAGATTGCCGAACGCGACGCCGAACACCAGCGCGGGCACGAATCCGCCGACGAACAGCGCCCAGTCGCATGCGCTGCGCCAGCGCGGATCGTCGCGCTTGCCGCGATAGTCGAAGCCGACAGGGCGGAAGAACAGCGAGAAGAGCACGAGCAGCATCGCGAAGTAGAAGCCCGAGAACGACGCGGCATATACGAGCGGCCAGGCGGCGAACATCGCACCGCCCGCCGTGATCAGCCAGACCTGGTTGCCCTCCCACGTCGCGCCAACGGTGTTCACGACGATGCGCCGCTCGGCGTCCGTCTTGCCGATGAAGGGCAGCAGGATCGCTGCACCCATGTCGAAGCCGTCGGTTAGCGCAAAGCCGATCAGCAGTACGCCGACGAGCACCCACCAGACCAGTTTGAGGGTTGGGTAATCCATAGCGTTGTCCTTGTCCAGGGCTTCCGTCATGCCGCCGTATTGGCGCCGATAGCAGCCTGCGTGCTCTGCTCGTGGTGATAGCGGCCCGTATGCAGCGACGACGGACCGAGCCGCGCGTACTTGAACATCAGAGTGATCTCGACGATGAACAGTGCGGTGTAGAACACGACAAAGCCCGCGAGACTCAGATATAGATCGCCCGCCGTCAGACTGGACGACGACAGCGAAGTCGGCAGAATGCCCGCGATGGTCCAGGGCTGTCGCCCGACTTCGGCGACGATCCAGCCGAACTCGGCCGCGAGCCACGGCAACGGTATGGCCCACACGGCCCAGTGCAGGAACCAGCGGCGATTCTCGAACAGCAGCGAGCGCTGCGCGCAGAAGAAGAACGCCAGCACGAAGGTGGCGAGGAACAGGATGCCGAGGCCAACCATCAGCCGGAACGACCAGAACACAGGCAGCACGGGCGGGACAGTCTTCTTCGCGGCCTGTTTGATCTGGTCGGCGGTGGCGTCGGTGACGTTGGGCGTGAACTGCCTGAGCAGCAGGCCGTAGCCGAGATCCTTCTTGTTCGAGTCGAAGGTGGCGTGCGTCTCGTCGGTCGCGTCGCCTTGTCTGATTTTTTGCAGCGCGCCGTACGCAAGGATGCCGTTGCGGATGCGCGTCTCATTCTGCGCCATCAGTTCCTTCAGTCCGACGACGGGTTCGTCGAGCGAGCGCGTCGCGATGATGCCGAGCGCGTAGGGCACGCGCAGCGCATAATCGGTGCGTTCCTCCTGCTGGTTCGGCATGCCGAAGATCGTGAATGGCGCGGGCGGCGGCGCCGTTTCCCATTCGGATTCGATCGCGGCGAGTTTCATCTGCTGCACTTCCCCCGTGGTGTAGCCCGATTCGTCGCCCAGCACGATCACGCACAGCGTTGCGGCTAGCCCGAAGCCCGCCGCCACCGCGAACGAGCGCAGCGCGAAGTCGATGTCGCGGCGCTTGAGCAGATACCACGATGAAAGCCCGAGCACGAACATCGACGCTGTCACATAACCCGCCGACACCGTGTGCACGAACTTCACCTGCGCGACGGGATTGAAGATCACGTCGAAGATGCTCGACAGCTCCATGCGCATCGTTTCATAGTTGAACTCGGCGCCGACGGGGTTGTTCATCCAGCCGTTCGCAATCAGGATCCACAGCGCGGACAGATTCGAGCCGAGCGCCACGAGGAATGTGACCATCAGATGCTGGACGCGCGACAGCCGGTTCCAGCCGAAGAAGAACAGACCGACGAAGGTCGATTCCAGAAAGAACGCCATCAGCCCTTCGACGGCGAGCGGCACGCCGAAAATATCGCCGACGTAGTGGGAGTAGTACGACCAGTTGGTGCCGAACTGGAATTCGAGCGTGAGGCCCGTCGTCACGCCCATTGCGAAGTTGATGCCGAACAGCTTGCCCCAGAATTGGGTCATGTCCTTGTAGATCTGCTTGCCTGTCATCACGTAGACGCTTTCCATGATCACGAGCAGCCATGACAGACCGAGCGTCAGAGGCACGAACAGGAAGTGATAGAGGGCCGTGACGGCGAATTGCAGACGCGAAAGATCGACGACGTCGCTAGCGGGCATGGTTGTCACCTCGATGCTGAAGCGGCGATTGGACGGAGGCCGGCACCGACAGCAGCGCCTGGGCGACCTGCGCGGGCGGCAGCGACATGTTCCGCGCCTGCGGATGATTGAAGAAGGCGAACTTGAGTGCGATCAGCAGCAGGAACTTGATCGCGAGCACGATCAGGATGTCGCGCGCGAAGGTCGGGCCGCGCGCCCACGCGACGATGCGGCTGGCGAGCGCGCGGTGTGTGGCATTCCTATGATTGAGCGTGGTGGCCATGTTCGATCGGCAATGTCATCGCGCCGGTTGACCCGGCAGGATCCAGTGCCCGTCATTCGCGGCCCTGGCGCATGCCTAACCATTGTAGGAATGGACCGACGGACAAGCCCGCGTCATCGTGTCGCGAGTGGGCGTCAGTCTTATCTTTAATAAGCCAAGGTCCACACGAGTTCAAGGAAATGTCTGGACATTCATGCGCTTCCACGCAATAGCTGAGGATCAGAAGATAAAAAGCCCCGCCTTCTTGCGAAGAGCGGGGCTCTGTCTGTAACGGGTGCCGCCGATGGCCGGCGCGCCCGCCGCTTCTCTGCGGTTACGCGTATTCGGCCAGCGCGGTGCGCATTTTCTTCATTGCGCTTGCTTCGATCTGGCGAATCCGTTCGGCCGACACGCCGAACTCGTCGGCCAGTTCGTGCAGCGTCGAGCCGCCCGAACCATCGTCTTCCACCTGCAGCCAGCGCGCCTCGATGATGCGGCGGCTGCGCGAGTCGAGCGATTCCAGCGCGCTCGCGATACCGTCGCTGTGCAGCCTGTCGCGCTGACGCGCAGCCAGCACGGCCGTCGGCTCGCTGTGCGAATCCGCCAGGTAGGCGATGGGCGCGAATGCTTCTTCGCCGTCTTCGACCTGACCTTCCAGCGCCACGTCGCCACCCGACAGGCGCGTTTCCATTTCGGCCACTTCTTCGCGCTTCACATTCAGTTCTTTCGCCAGACCGTCGATCTCGTCGGGCGTGAACGACTGCAACCCTTGCTTGTGACTGCGCAGGTTGAAGAACAGCTTGCGTTGCGCCTTGGTCGTCGCCACCTTCACCATGCGCCAGTTGCGCAGGATGTATTCATGGATTTCGGCCTTGATCCAGTGCATCGCGTACGACACGAGACGCACGTTCTGCTCCGGGTCGAAGCGCTTCACAGCCTTCATCAGGCCGATGTTGCCCTCCTGGATCAGGTCCGCGTGCGGCAGGCCGTAGCCAAGGTAGTTACGCGCGATCGAAACTACCAGCCGCAGGTGCGACAGGACGAGCTTGCGCGCAGACTCAAGGTTGTTCTGCTCGCGGTATTCAGTGGCGAACTGGCGCTCTTCCGCCGGCGTCAGCATCGGAATCCGGTTGACGGCCTGGATGTAGGCGTCGATGTTGCCCAGTTGGCCGGGCAGAAGAGAAGCATGCGAGAGCGCCAGTGCACCTGCCGGAGCGGCCTTAGCCGACGACGGGCTCAGAGTACTCGGAAGGGTCAATGTGTTGCTCACGTAGCAAACTCCTTTAATCAGACAAAATTTCGGCCATTGCCGACCACGATGGATGTTAGCACTCTCATCTACCGAGTGCTAATACTTAGAAGCTGTAGGGCCATCCGAGTTCCCCTAATTCTATTGGAATCATGCTTCTAATAGCATCGAACCCCTATCGTACCTCATCTGCAGGTTTCACGTCGAACGCATAGGATTCGTCCAATGCGACAAGATTCCGCAATCAAGGGCAAGATTTTTTCGGAAACAGAAGCAGCTATTTGCGACTTTTCAGCAGCGTCTAAACGGTCCGATAGTTGCTACCGTCTCTAGAATGTCGCTGCGCGATGTCGTCGCTCAAACTCGCTTCTGACGGACGTACGATGGAAAAAAAGAACAGGCGTTGGACCAATCTGGCGGGCAAATGTGCCGCCGCTGCCGTCTTTCTCAGCTTGTCAGGTTTGGCTTCAGCAGACCAGTTCGGCATTCAGATCACAGGCGCCACCGCCGATGAACATGTTCGCAAACTCGACCTCGGTTTTGTCTGGGATCCCCATCTGACCTGGTGGGAAATTGGCGGCTGGCACTTCGCATTGCTCGGCGAAGCGCACGCGGCGTGGTGGCACACGGACGAGGGCAACGTTCACCAGAACATCGGGGAGTTTGGCGTCACACCGGTGATCCGGTTCATCAAGGGATCGGGTGCGTTCCGGCCGTTCGTCGAGGCGGGCGTCGGCGTGCGCGTGCTGACCAGCCCGCGAATCTCTTCGACCTTCTCGCTGGGTTCTGCGTTTCAGTTCGCCGATATGGTCGGTGCCGGCGCGCAGTTCGGCGATCATCAGCAGTATCAGCTTGGCTATCGCTTTCAGCACGTCTCGAACGGCGGTATCAAAGAGCCGAATCCTGGTATAAATTTCCACCAGATTTACGTGCAGTACAACTTCTGACGATCGCTGCCACTGCCGGCGCCGTCGTCGATGGGGGCGAACGCGATGGTGGCAAAAGTGATCGAGGCGATTCGCGGGCTGGAGCGCGACCGCTTTCGCGCGATGGTGGAAGGAAACGGCCAGCAGCTCCATGCGCTGCTCTCGGACAACGTCATATACGTTCACACGAACGGCAAGCGCGAGTCGAAGCAGCAGTTCATCGACGGCATCACGGCCGGGCGTCGCCGCTATCGCCAGATCGAGGTGCAGTCGCAGGAGGTGCTGCCTGTCGGACGCGAGGCCTGTGTGATTACCGGCCGCGCGCTGATCGAGATGGAAGCGAATAACGGCGCGTTGCTGTTCCCGATTGCCTACATGGCGGT from Paraburkholderia phymatum STM815 encodes the following:
- a CDS encoding GntR family transcriptional regulator, encoding METRWSALTPDVHNVTPLYLQLARNLATAIHCGVWSAGEALPSERTLSDAIGVSRITARKAIALLVEQGLIRRARGAGSFITPRVEDPLSRLTGFTKKMEQRGFRPDSVWLERGLRNASRDEIVHLGLSPGASVASLRRLRRADGIVMAVEHSSLPASIVPDPQAIGGSLYSYLEQRGAPVVRALQHFRAVNASSEIATLMDLVPGSALLLITRVGYSADQRAIELTDTYCRDDYYDFVAELRL
- a CDS encoding SIS domain-containing protein — its product is MLKEALASADVVAAQLNDTSRVEALAARLALEPRHVALTVARGSSDHAASYFASLTMSRVGLPVASLPMSVATLQQAPLKVSNQLALGFSQSGKSPDLVGTMQALREAGALTVAAVNVPGSPLEQACEFYLPLVAGPELSVAATKSYIAMLSVSAQLVAHWQKDDALLGALKSLPDALARAGALDWSKAVDELRDVERMIVIGRGLGLAIAQEAALKLKETSGIQAEAFSSAEVRHGPMELIDRDYPLLVFAPRGPEQSGLLQLARDMQARGARVLLAAPGDVPEATLPLVSTAHAALDPIAAILSFYVMAAGLAAARGRNPDAPRHLMKVTETH
- the nagE gene encoding N-acetylglucosamine-specific PTS transporter subunit IIBC, which encodes MDGNPFLKVQRLGRALMLPIAVLPVAGLLLRLGQPDVFNIKMIADAGGAIFDNLPLLFAIGVAVGFAKDNNGVAALAGAIGYLIEVAVMKDINDKLNMGVLSGIIAGIVAGMLYNRYKDIKLPDYLAFFGGKRFVPIVTGVACLVLGIVFGYAWAPVQAAIDAAGHWLTTAGAVGAFVFGLLNRLLLVTGLHHILNSLAWFVFGTFTPPGGAAVTGDLHRFFAGDPTAGTFMTGFFPIMMFGLPAACLAMLHEAPKERRALVGGLLFSMALTSFLTGVTEPIEFSFMFLAPVLYAIHAVLTGLSLAICSALGIKLGFTFSAGAIDYVLNYGLSTKGWEAIPIGIAYSVVYYGLFRFFIRKFNMATPGREQETPDVANESFSADGFVAPVGGSAATSGTRAQRYIAALGGAANLSVVDACTTRLRLSVVDSEKVSDNELKSIGARGVLKRGGGNVQVIIGPEADIIADEIRTTIASGGAAAASPAKPAVASAPVVTAATAATAAAGNGPLDPDPLRWLAVFGGATNVVSLEAVAATRLRIVVRDASAIDRQRLDTLNVAWVSTDTFHIVVGDAAPRYAQQLSTRLTATA
- the cydX gene encoding cytochrome bd-I oxidase subunit CydX, coding for MWYFSWILGIGLALALGIINVMWLEANNAVDAQAARDER
- the ptsP gene encoding phosphoenolpyruvate--protein phosphotransferase, whose product is MRRVEESRLKSHSEGHIVLLAPMTGPVVPLANVPDPVFSGGMFGDGIGIDPLEGKLVAPCDGVVMHLARTGHAVTITTAEGVEVLLHIGIDTVELNGKGFAPMIEQGAKVRTGDVLIEFDQDAVARHAPSLVSVIAIANSDAFEVVDRAESGTLKAGESPLLTLRVRDGAAVAASRQASSVSEEARQSIVLEHAGGLHARPAARAREAARGLDARVEVRFEGKKAAIESVVGLLGLGAGQGASVEIVGIGAQAHAAVEAVVRELTREAHGEAEEKPARQMSPAPVTVPKTGGEALVPNTLAGVCAAPGIAVGKLVRWDDADIEPPETTGNTPAAESRQLDKALAAVDAELNTTVRDASQRGAHGEAGIFAVHRVLLEDPTLIDAARDLISLGKSAGFAWRETIRAQIGVLSKVDDALLAERAADLRDIEKRVLRALGHSNAAARSLPEEAVLSADEFTPSDLSSLDRKRVTALVMARGGATSHAAIIARQAGIPALVAMGDQLHAIAEGTQVVVDATAGRLEYAPSAQDVERARNERQRLAGVREANRRTSQQAAATSDGRAIEVAANIATLDDATAAVDNGADAVGLLRTELLFIHRQAAPTVDEHRQSYQSIVEALQGRTAIIRTLDVGADKEVDYLTLPPEPNPALGLRGIRLAQVRPDLLEDQLRGLLSVQPAGKVRILLPMVTDAGELVRLRRRIDELAAALGRTERIEVGAMIEVPSAALLADQLAEHADFLSIGTNDLTQYTLAMDRCQPDLAAQADGLHPAVLRLVSVAVQGAEKHGKWVGVCGALAGDPLAVPLLVGLGVTELSVDPVSVPGIKARVRKLDYRLCHQRALDALALESAQAVRALSREIWPQD
- the nagA gene encoding N-acetylglucosamine-6-phosphate deacetylase, whose product is MLTGNILTPEGWIHGTIEFESGRISAIKGDAVDPSKNDAPYILPGFIDLHVHGGGGADVMEAGNAIEAITRTHARFGTTSLLATTMTAPRDELMSVVAGLGDVAKNRVPGGARVLGVHLEGPYINPGKLGAQPDAAVSAVLDEVLKYLSIAPIRVVTIAPEISGHMDIISEINARGVRVQLGHSLGTYDDAVAAMKHGARSFTHLFNAMSALHHRNPGMVGAALAHAEYAEIIPDLLHVHPGAIRAAMRAIPRLYVVTDSTSATGMPDGEYRLGSQHVTKCLGGVRLADGTLAGSTLTMDQALRNLVSLGLPVADVSNRMSRYAADYLGIEDRGRLARGAWADVVVFDRELALTATYVEGESIVEYA